The sequence taacatatttttaatGAACAAAATGGATCAACAATAATGACACAGCACATAGCAGTTGAGAAAAGCAAATATAGCATTCTTGTGAGGAGGGAAAAAACTAGGACAAACCTGGCACTCAGGATCTCCAAAGCGGACATTGTACTCAATCAGCTTTGGTATTCCAGATTTCTTCTCGATCATCAGCCCTGCATACAGAACCCCAACAAACTTGCGGCCCTCTGCAGCCATTCCCTTCACGGTAGGAAGAATTACGGATTTCATGACAACAGATTCTACTTCTTTTGTTAGGATAGGGGCTGGAGAATATGCCCCCATTCCACCGGTATTAGACCCAGTGTCACCATCACCCACTCGTTTATGGTCCTGAGCAGATTCTAGAGGTATGGCATGCACCCCGTCCACTAGAGCAAAGAATGATGCTTCCTCTCCTTCGAGATACTCTTCAATGATGACACGACACCCAGCAGACCCAAAAACATTTTTCACGAGCATAGAATCAACTGCTTCAAATGCTTCATCCATTGTCATAGCAACAATAACACCTTTTCCAGCTGCCAACCCATCTGCTTTAACAACAATGGGAACACCTTCAGCTTCAATATATGCTTTTGCAGCAGATGGATCAGTAAAAGTTCGATACTGCACCATTAAATGGAAAAGGAAACGTAACTAAGCTTTGAAAGTATTAGGAATAAGCCTATCCAGTAACCAAAGCTAATAGGTAATGAACCTTGGCAGTTGGGATATCATATTTGTCACATAACCGTTTCATGAAGTCCTTTGAACCTTCTAAGGCGGCAGCTTCTGAAGAAGGGCCGAAAGTAGGAATCCCAGCCTTAACAAGATCATTAGCAAGACCGGCTACAAGGGGAGCCTCTGGTCCCACTACAACCAGTCCAATAGACCTTTCACGGCAAAAGGCAATCACCGCTGAGCTATCAGAGATATCAAGATCCTCTATACAAGTTGCATCGCCCGAGTCAGAAATTCCAGCATTCCCAGGAGCACAAAACACAGAAACACAGGAAGGAGATCGCTGCAGGGCATAACAAAGAGCATGCTCCCTTCCTCCCCCTCCAATAACCAGCACAGCTATATTTTCCTCTACAATTCCAATACCAAGCATCAACCAACATAAACAAATACTCATATTTAAGCATTCCTCACAGCCTATTCATTACTATTAGATAGGCAAGTATTGGTAAGAACATCTAATTTTTAACGTTGTGCATAACATCAAAATTTCGGCCAGTTTAACTAAACAAGTTACTACCTTTAAGTTAAGGGAGCATTTTATATCGAATGGTATGAAATACTACTAGCATTGCCAATAACATGCTATGGAATTCCTTATTTAGGAGTTTACCCTTTTACAAAGACACAatttttaaataacaaaattagcTACTTCCATCTTCTTGTATCAGATAACAGAATAATACAAGCGCATAAACATAATCAACTCTTCATCCATTACTGCCACCTTGAACAagtaattcttgaaataaaatagaataaaaagaaagaaaaaagaatggtACCAGAAGCAGAGGAGGGCTCGTTGTTTGAAGCAATGGCGTTAAATACAAGCATAGCAGATTGATTATTTTTCCTCCAGAGTCGAGCAAAGCTACTAGAACCACTTTTCTGCGCGACCCGTTTGATGGGTCTCACGCGAAAACAGAGTGAGGTAAAAGATTTTGGCGTCGAACTGAGAAAATTACTATGGCCGTCCAAAAGGTGAATACTATTTGAGCAAGCGAGTGCCATATTTTTCTATGTTTTGAATCTTTAGTTGGGATTGAAAGAGTTGGTTTCTGGATAGCTGTAGTTCTCCTATTAATTATTGCTGATGTGATTGAGAGGTTGAAGCTCGGTGCTACCTTCGGCTGGAAAAAGGGGCAGCAGCGTTGTGAACGGCTCTGCCACTCGAGACGCGAATCACCGCGGAGAGAGACAAGATTATTATTGGGCCTTGTAATTAAACTTTTGTAAGTGAGGCCCTACTTCTTTATTTAGGGTGATGGATTTTGGGCTCTTTAAATAAcacttgaaaaagaaaataggccCAGCACCGGaagtaaattaaaataacatgaTAAACTTCGGATACTATCTTTTTATTGTATGGCAAATACCAAAGAAATCAAGATTAGAGCCTTCGGACTTCGGAGCGTGCGCGTGTTGGTCTAgcggtaggaggttaatgtCTAATACCCGAGGTCCTGGGTTGAGTCTTCCGTCCCgagattttaaaattttctttatttacttatgtaatttatcaaaaaaaaaaaaatttagagcCTTCGGAGTTCTGATGAATCTGATCAAGTCATCCCCTTTCCCACCAGCATGGATTAATCTTTAgcgttatattaaattaatagtaaTACTAATTAAGTGAGGTGTGTGAGTGAAATAAGAGTATCATTTTTGTTGTAGTTTTGAATTGGTTAATTGGTTGAGTGGTGAATCTATTAATgacaatattaataaataagggGTAATATTAAAGGTTATAAGTAATGAATTGTGTGGAATATATAtaccaaaaatgaaaatatgaaatgagAATGCATTTATGAATGaacaaaaaaattcattttgtAAATAGAGGAAGTcgtataattttatatgtaaaGAAAAGGAGTCCAATATTCACTCCTTACATCCGACAGTTAGACCAATGTTTctaattaatccaattttgGGGGGGCTTAAATCCATTAACTATTGCTTTGAAATAGTAGAATCTCAAATTATTCACCCTTACGAAAAGACGAAAAACACTAAATAAATTATTTGCGGTACATTCAATTGAATTTAAAGGTTTGCCAACTAgtcaaattaaatttgtataAATGTCACGAGGGTAAATATATTGGTAAAAGTATATCCCATAATTTAGAAGTTATGAGCTAGTCTTTACAGACTTAACAGTTCAAAGTTTATAAATACTTTACGCGGAAACCATATTAACAGTAGTTGTAGATATATTTAGttagtttttaaaattgaaatactTTACACGTAACCATATTAGTAGTGGTTGTACATATAATTAGTGTTTTTCTAGATAGGTAGATATATTTAGTTCggaattaacagttaaaatgaTAGACAcaattttgattttgtaataattaatgttatttgtaTTCTCGAGGGGTCGAGATCCAAGCAATGCAAATTCTTATACGTGAACATTAAAAGTTTAGGGTTCAAATTAACTTACCGCCCCCTctcccaagtaaaaaaaatatattgtttggacATAAAATGTCTAAACATAAAATGGTCTAAATATATTAAGGTTGTGTTCTCTtcgattgtaaatttatcatgaaaaaataataaaaaaaaaagataagaaaatttGTAACATTTTAATGGTCCCCGCTCTTTTTCAATATGAATTATTCAATAAGTAATTTATACTAAATTAAAGGCGTTCTAAGAAAAATTCTTTTGTATTGAAGAGATTAGACTTTAAATGCATACCCTCAGATAAAtatgtaacaaaaaaaaatcagccaaatcttcatttttaattgtttggttaaaataaattagctaattcttatataaaattaataacttgataaTATTTTCCTTTAAATTAGTTTTGCCAAATTTACTCATACATATGATgatatagtatcatttattcatTGTTATAACATTAGTAATCGGTCCAACCGAACCGGTTTgccggttaaccggaaccgaaTAGCAGCAAAAATGTGAACCAAAAACCGGTTGTTCGGTTAACcaattaatcggttaaccgaattaatcGGTCAATTACATGTCTGAGCAGTGATTGTTGTCTCGGTCGAGTGATTTGGGGATGAGAAtcacggcggcggcggtggctgatGGACTGCTGCTGTCCAGCCGAGTGAGAAGGGGAGGGGACAGAGAGAAGAGGGAGCGGTGGCTGTTCACGGTGAGGATAGAAGAAGGAGAAAACTAGGGATTTGATTTAGGGAGAGGGGTTTTCTGAAATTGGAAGCGGTGGGCTGTTCACGCCAGCGACAATTTCACGCCGGCGGAAATTGGAAGAGAGAAGAGGAGCGGTGGCTGTTCACACTAGCAGCAATTTCACCGGCAACTGGAACTGGAAGCACAAAgcgaagagagagaagaagcaACTGGAACTGACATTGaagattttgaaattttttaaaagtAGGTCGGCAGAGCACGCTATTATcttagatttaatttaatttgggaaGTGAATACATGTTGTTTCAAAAGGACTCGCTGGACTAAGTTGAAATACATTTGGGCCATAAGTTTTCAGCCCAAAACACACTTTTCCAGCCAAagctcaatatatatatatatatatatatatatatatatatatatatatatatatatataatttaattatataaaccggttaattcggttttaACCGGTCGGTTATCGGTTAAATCGATTAACCGGTTAACACCGAAAATaataaccgataaccgaaccgaaccggaaaatttcggttatcggttaaccgattaatcggttttccggttcggttacggttataACCGAATAACCGGAACCGTTTTACCACCCCTAAACATTATTAGTATATTGATACGAAATTGACGTTTTCAAAGTCTTGATTCTTTAAGCTGGGCTGTTAGTTGTTACAACACTCCAAAGTTGGAAAATATTTCTTAAAAGGAAAACCAACTCACGGGCGCATTAACTTGTATGACTCGGTAATCAACAACTCTATTAAACAcatcattactcattaatatataattacacacacacacacgtactGCTGAGTACGTTTTTAAGCGATCCTCTTTGTTGCCCAAAAATCTCAATTTATGAATAATAAAGGTTTAAAAGCTCAATAGTTAGTTCATGGCTCAAAACTAAtgacaaaatatttataattattttaaatgaggttgCATGTCAAAAATAAGCTAATGTTTGGAAGTTTCATATCTGAAAAGTTAGATTAGAAGGAAGGCGAAAAACTAGACATTTAACAGATTTGAAAGTCGATCAGATTTGATCAAGTGTTAAAAGATAAAAGCgcgtgtaatttaaattatattcttattattatttggacttCGAAACCACGTTAAATGAGTTTTGGTATTGTATCTAAGCAATATGCTATAAATAGGGTTCCTAGGTTCAAATGTAAGACAAGTCATTCTAAAAAGggaaataaaacaaacaaatgTTATAATCCTCTCAAATTTTTCTTCACATTCAATTTCTTAGTTATTAGAtagaatttttcatttttcacaaacTTGTTGTTGAGTCTAAAATCCAACTCAACAACACACACAATAGAGAGAAGTTCAAGTAAGAATCACTAAATATAATAAGAATGGAGAACCATTTTTAGCATttcgatcatcaaaatctatgGTTGATGCATTTTATTAGCGAATGAATGCATCACTTGAGTTTGAATTCTA comes from Salvia miltiorrhiza cultivar Shanhuang (shh) chromosome 3, IMPLAD_Smil_shh, whole genome shotgun sequence and encodes:
- the LOC131014756 gene encoding phosphoribosylamine--glycine ligase-like, coding for MALACSNSIHLLDGHSNFLSSTPKSFTSLCFRVRPIKRVAQKSGSSSFARLWRKNNQSAMLVFNAIASNNEPSSASEENIAVLVIGGGGREHALCYALQRSPSCVSVFCAPGNAGISDSGDATCIEDLDISDSSAVIAFCRERSIGLVVVGPEAPLVAGLANDLVKAGIPTFGPSSEAAALEGSKDFMKRLCDKYDIPTAKYRTFTDPSAAKAYIEAEGVPIVVKADGLAAGKGVIVAMTMDEAFEAVDSMLVKNVFGSAGCRVIIEEYLEGEEASFFALVDGVHAIPLESAQDHKRVGDGDTGSNTGGMGAYSPAPILTKEVESVVMKSVILPTVKGMAAEGRKFVGVLYAGLMIEKKSGIPKLIEYNVRFGDPECQVLMVRLESDLAQVLLSASMGKLSGVSLEWSQGSAMVVVMASEGYPGSYKKGTVIQNLKAAEEVAPSVRIFHAGTALDSEGNFVATGGRVLGVTAKGKDLEEARDRAYQAVEQVNWPAGFFRRDIGWRALARKQCAARG